In Populus nigra chromosome 1, ddPopNigr1.1, whole genome shotgun sequence, one genomic interval encodes:
- the LOC133694157 gene encoding light-regulated protein 1, chloroplastic-like, producing MEAAIFLTPSILPLVTPNKSLASARRVVPRLQTSKCSPIKASAPVTNDTSTVDYSSFTSVFPAEACETIGGEACNVEMYPEVKLKPDARSNTPSTSEQIDREYLEYNSAKTVFLDEACDDLGGEFCDPGYQG from the exons ATGGAGGCAGCCATATTTCTTACACCATCAATTCTCCCTCTTGTAACACCTAACAAAAGTTTAGCTTCGGCAAGGAGGGTCGTCCCAAGGTTACAGACCTCCAAATGTTCCCCGATCAAAGCAAGTGCTCCAGTGACAAACGACACTTCAACAGTTGATTACAGCTCCTTTACCTC TGTTTTTCCAGCTGAGGCTTGTGAGACAATAGGAGGAGAAGCTTGTAATGTTGAGATGTATCCTGAAGTGAAGCTCAAACCAGATGCCAGAAGTAACACTCCCAGCACTTCAGAGCAGATTGATAGAGAATATTTAGAGTACAACAGTGCCAAGAC GGTATTCCTAGACGAGGCTTGTGATGATCTCGGAGGAGAGTTCTGCGACCCTGGATATCAGGGATGA
- the LOC133693211 gene encoding disease resistance protein RUN1-like isoform X2 translates to MTEPESSGSRPKGAYDVFLSFRGEDNRKTFTDHLYAAFVQAGIHTFRDQNEIPRGEEISKHLHKAIQESKISVVVFSKGYASSRWCLNELVEILESKNRKTDQIVLPIFYDIDPSEVRKQTGSFAKAFHRHEEAFTEKVKEWRKALEEAGNLSGWNLNDMENGHESKFIQEIVKDVLNKLDPKYINVATHLVGIDPLVLAISDFLSTAADEVRIVGIHGMPGIGKTSIAKVVFNQFCYRFEGSCFLSNINETSEQSNGLVLLQEQLLHDILKQNTVNISNVVRGMVLIKERICHKRVLVVVDDLAHQNQLNALMGERSWFGPGSRVIITTKDEHLLLKVDRTYRVEELKRDESLQLFSWHAFGDTKPAKDYVELSNDVVDYCGGLPLALEVLGSCLSGKNRARWKCLIDKLRKIPNREIQKKLRISFDSLDDHELQNTFLDIACFFIGRNKEYVAKVLEARCGYNPEDDLGTLSERSLIRVDAFGKISMHDLLRDMGRDIIHKESPGHPGKRSRIWQREDAWNVLNKHMGTEVVEGLALDARASEDKSLSTGSFTKMRFLKLLQINGVHLTGPFKLLSEELIWICWLECPLKSFPSDLMLDNLVVLDMQYSNIKELWKEKKILNKLKILNLSHSKHLIKTPNLHSSSLEKLILEGCSSLVEVHQFVGHLKSLVLLNLKGCWRIKILPESICDLKSLESLNISGCSQLEKLPERMSDIESLTELLADEIQNEQFLSSIGHLKHVRKLSLRVSNFNQDSLSSTSCPSPISTWISASVLRVQPFLPTSFIDWRSVKRLKLANYGLSESATTCVYFGGLSSLQELNLSGNKFLSLPSGISVLTKLQHLRVQNCSNLVSISELPSSLEKLYADSCRSMKRVCLPIQSKTNPILSLEGCGNLIEIQGMEGLSNHGWVIFSSGCCDLSNNSKKSFVEALRNGGYGYQIHFDGGTMPSWLSFHGEGSSLSFHVPPVFQGLVLWFSLENVSIMDGELIIKNKSNGIQLFKSLELASFVLRGGWIRYVSISEMEMEEHGGDGELELSVKLTNTYNAVKECGVHVIAEMPSFEELEIGRDRVISAPYHSFYGSISSSTIEQWKDFLLMEFPLSRMVLVRKFSPDFN, encoded by the exons ATGACAGAGCCAGAGTCTTCTGGCTCTAGACCAAAAGGGGCCTACGATGTATTTCTGAGTTTTAGAGGAGAAGATAATCGCAAGACTTTTACAGATCATCTATATGCTGCCTTTGTCCAAGCAGGAATCCACACTTTTCGAGATCAGAATGAAATTCCTAGAGGAGAAGAAATCTCCAAACATCTTCACAAGGCAATTCAAGAATCAAAGATATCTGTAGTGGTCTTCTCAAAAGGATATGCTTCTTCTAGATGGTGTCTTAATGAACTTGTAGAGATTCTTGAgagcaaaaatagaaaaactgaTCAGATTGTTCTTCCTATATTCTATGACATTGATCCTTCAGAAGTGAGAAAACAGACAGGCAGTTTTGCAAAAGCATTTCATAGACATGAAGAGGCTTTTACAGAGAAGGTGAAGGAGTGGAGAAAAGCTCTTGAGGAGGCTGGAAACCTATCTGGATGGAATCTCAATGATATGGAAAATGG GCACGAATCAAAATTTATCCAAGAGATTGTCAAGGACGTGTTGAATAAATTGGATCCCAAGTACATAAATGTTGCCACTCACCTAGTAGGTATTGATCCCCTTGTCCTTGCTATTAGTGACTTCCTAAGTACTGCAGCAGATGAGGTTCGCATTGTGGGCATACATGGGATGCCAGGAATAGGAAAGACAAGTATAGCAAAAGTTGTATTTAACCAATTCTGCTATAGATTCGAAGGAAGTTGTTTCCTTTCGAATATCAACGAAACATCAGAACAATCTAATGGTCTGGTTCTTTTACAAGAACAACttcttcatgatattttaaaacaaaatactgTTAACATCAGTAATGTTGTTAGAGGAATGGTTCTGATCAAAGAACGAATTTGTCACAAAAgagttcttgttgttgttgatgatttggCTCATCAGAACCAATTAAATGCTTTGATGGGAGAGCGAAGTTGGTTTGGTCCCGGAAGTAGAGTAATAATCACGACTAAAGATGAACACTTGCTTCTTAAAGTGGATCGAACATATCGGGTTGAGGAATTGAAACGAGATGAGTCCCTTCAACTTTTCAGTTGGCATGCCTTTGGGGACACCAAGCCAGCAAAAGATTATGTTGAGCTTTCGAATGATGTGGTTGATTACTGTGGAGGACTTCCTTTAGCCCTTGAGGTTTTAGGTTCTTGTTTGTCCGGGAAAAACAGAGCTAGATGGAAATGTCTAATTgacaaattgagaaaaattccAAACCGTGAAATTCAGAAAAAACTTAGAATAAGTTTTGATTCACTGGATGACCATGAACTGCAAAATACATTTCTTGATATTGCATGCTTTTTTATTGGTAGAAATAAAGAATATGTAGCAAAAGTACTAGAAGCCCGTTGTGGTTACAATCCAGAAGATGATTTGGGAACTCTGAGTGAAAGGTCTCTGATTAGAGTTGATGCTTTTGGAAAGATAAGCATGCATGATCTATTACGAGACATGGGAAGGGACATCATTCATAAAGAGTCACCTGGCCACCCTGGAAAACGCAGCCGAATTTGGCAACGTGAGGATGCATGGAATGTACTCAACAAGCATATG GGAACGGAAGTGGTAGAGGGTCTAGCGCTGGATGCCAGAGCATCAGAAGATAAATCACTTAGCACAGGATCATTTACAAAGATGAGATTCTTGAAGTTACTCCAAATCAATGGAGTACATCTCACTGGACCTTTCAAACTGCTTTCTGAAGAGTTGATATGGATTTGTTGGCTCGAATGCCCTTTGAAATCTTTTCCATCCGATTTGATGTTGGATAACTTAGTTGTTCTTGATATGCAGTATAGTAATATCAAAGAATTATGGAAGGAGAAAAAG ATTCTCAACAAGTTGAAAATTCTTAATCTCAGTCATTCAAAGCATCTTATTAAAACACCAAATTTACACAGCTCAAGCCTAGAAAAACTAATACTTGAAGGTTGCTCGAGTTTAGTTGAGGTGCATCAATTTGTTGGACATTTAAAGAGCCTTGTTTTATTGAATCTGAAAGGATGTTGGAGGATAAAGATTCTTCCCGAAAGTATTTGTGATTTAAAGTCTCTTGAAAGTTTGAATATTTCAGGATGTTCACAACTTGAAAAGTTACCGGAACGCATGAGTGATATTGAATCCTTAACTGAGCTTCTAGCCGATGAAATTCAGAATGAGCAATTTCTCTCTTCAATTGGACATTTAAAGCATGTGAGGAAGTTGTCATTGCGTGTATCCAATTTCAATCAGGACTCCCTATCATCTACATCTTGTCCTTCACCAATTTCAACATGGATTTCAGCAAGTGTTTTAAGAGTGCAACCTTTCTTGCCAACTTCTTTCATTGATTGGAGATCAGTGAAACGTCTTAAACTTGCTAATTATGGTTTGTCTGAAAGCGCAACTACTTGTGTCTATTTTGGAGGCCTGTCCTCTCTCCAAGAATTGAATCTATCGGGAAACAAATTCCTCAGTCTGCCTTCTGGCATCAGCGTCCTTACTAAGCTGCAGCATTTGAGAGTTCAGAATTGCAGCAATCTTGTATCAATTTCAGAGCTTCCCTCAAGTTTAGAGAAATTGTATGCAGATTCTTGTAGGTCAATGAAAAGAGTATGTCTGCCAATCCAgtcaaaaacaaatccaattcTGTCTCTAGAAGGGTGCGGAAACTTAATAGAGATTCAGGGCATGGAAGGTCTAAGTAACCACGGTTGGGTTATCTTCTCTAGTGGCTGCTGCGACTTGTCAAATAACAGTAAGAAGAGTTTTGTTGAG GCATTGCGCAATGGTGGTTACGGGTATCAGATTCACTTCGATGGTGGTACGATGCCAAGTTGGTTGAGCTTCCATGGAGAAGGATCTTCATTATCATTTCATGTCCCTCCAGTTTTCCAGGGCTTGGTTCTTTGGTTTTCTTTAGAAAATGTCAGTATCATGGATGGTGagcttattataaaaaataaaagcaacggTATTCAATTGTTTAAATCCTTAGAGCTGGCAAGCTTTGTGCTTCGTGGAGGTTGGATAAGATACGTAAGTATAAGTGAGATGGAAATGGAAGAACATGGCGGAGATGGGGAATtggaactctctgtgaaattgACCAACACATATAATGCAGTGAAAGAATGTGGGGTTCATGTGATCGCAGAGATGCCCTCATTTGAAGAGTTAGAAATTGGAAGAGATAGGGTGATATCTGCACCATATCATTCCTTTTACGGTTCAATATCATCTTCAACAATCGAGCAGTGGAAAGATTTTCTACTTATGGAGTTCCCCCTATCGAGAATGGTCTTGGTGCGAAAATTCTCACCTGACTTCAATTAG
- the LOC133693211 gene encoding disease resistance protein RUN1-like isoform X1: MTEPESSGSRPKGAYDVFLSFRGEDNRKTFTDHLYAAFVQAGIHTFRDQNEIPRGEEISKHLHKAIQESKISVVVFSKGYASSRWCLNELVEILESKNRKTDQIVLPIFYDIDPSEVRKQTGSFAKAFHRHEEAFTEKVKEWRKALEEAGNLSGWNLNDMENGHESKFIQEIVKDVLNKLDPKYINVATHLVGIDPLVLAISDFLSTAADEVRIVGIHGMPGIGKTSIAKVVFNQFCYRFEGSCFLSNINETSEQSNGLVLLQEQLLHDILKQNTVNISNVVRGMVLIKERICHKRVLVVVDDLAHQNQLNALMGERSWFGPGSRVIITTKDEHLLLKVDRTYRVEELKRDESLQLFSWHAFGDTKPAKDYVELSNDVVDYCGGLPLALEVLGSCLSGKNRARWKCLIDKLRKIPNREIQKKLRISFDSLDDHELQNTFLDIACFFIGRNKEYVAKVLEARCGYNPEDDLGTLSERSLIRVDAFGKISMHDLLRDMGRDIIHKESPGHPGKRSRIWQREDAWNVLNKHMGTEVVEGLALDARASEDKSLSTGSFTKMRFLKLLQINGVHLTGPFKLLSEELIWICWLECPLKSFPSDLMLDNLVVLDMQYSNIKELWKEKKILNKLKILNLSHSKHLIKTPNLHSSSLEKLILEGCSSLVEVHQFVGHLKSLVLLNLKGCWRIKILPESICDLKSLESLNISGCSQLEKLPERMSDIESLTELLADEIQNEQFLSSIGHLKHVRKLSLRVSNFNQDSLSSTSCPSPISTWISASVLRVQPFLPTSFIDWRSVKRLKLANYGLSESATTCVYFGGLSSLQELNLSGNKFLSLPSGISVLTKLQHLRVQNCSNLVSISELPSSLEKLYADSCRSMKRVCLPIQSKTNPILSLEGCGNLIEIQGMEGLSNHGWVIFSSGCCDLSNNSKKSFVEALRNGGYGYQIHFDGGTMPSWLSFHGEGSSLSFHVPPVFQGLVLWFSLENVSIMDGELIIKNKSNGIQLFKSLELASFVLRGGWIRYVSISEMEMEEHGGDGELELSVKLTNTYNAVKECGVHVIAEMPSFEELEIGRDRVISAPYHSFYGSISSSTIEQWKDFLLMEFPLSRMVLAGALCHCPGFPCALAGSAGV; the protein is encoded by the exons ATGACAGAGCCAGAGTCTTCTGGCTCTAGACCAAAAGGGGCCTACGATGTATTTCTGAGTTTTAGAGGAGAAGATAATCGCAAGACTTTTACAGATCATCTATATGCTGCCTTTGTCCAAGCAGGAATCCACACTTTTCGAGATCAGAATGAAATTCCTAGAGGAGAAGAAATCTCCAAACATCTTCACAAGGCAATTCAAGAATCAAAGATATCTGTAGTGGTCTTCTCAAAAGGATATGCTTCTTCTAGATGGTGTCTTAATGAACTTGTAGAGATTCTTGAgagcaaaaatagaaaaactgaTCAGATTGTTCTTCCTATATTCTATGACATTGATCCTTCAGAAGTGAGAAAACAGACAGGCAGTTTTGCAAAAGCATTTCATAGACATGAAGAGGCTTTTACAGAGAAGGTGAAGGAGTGGAGAAAAGCTCTTGAGGAGGCTGGAAACCTATCTGGATGGAATCTCAATGATATGGAAAATGG GCACGAATCAAAATTTATCCAAGAGATTGTCAAGGACGTGTTGAATAAATTGGATCCCAAGTACATAAATGTTGCCACTCACCTAGTAGGTATTGATCCCCTTGTCCTTGCTATTAGTGACTTCCTAAGTACTGCAGCAGATGAGGTTCGCATTGTGGGCATACATGGGATGCCAGGAATAGGAAAGACAAGTATAGCAAAAGTTGTATTTAACCAATTCTGCTATAGATTCGAAGGAAGTTGTTTCCTTTCGAATATCAACGAAACATCAGAACAATCTAATGGTCTGGTTCTTTTACAAGAACAACttcttcatgatattttaaaacaaaatactgTTAACATCAGTAATGTTGTTAGAGGAATGGTTCTGATCAAAGAACGAATTTGTCACAAAAgagttcttgttgttgttgatgatttggCTCATCAGAACCAATTAAATGCTTTGATGGGAGAGCGAAGTTGGTTTGGTCCCGGAAGTAGAGTAATAATCACGACTAAAGATGAACACTTGCTTCTTAAAGTGGATCGAACATATCGGGTTGAGGAATTGAAACGAGATGAGTCCCTTCAACTTTTCAGTTGGCATGCCTTTGGGGACACCAAGCCAGCAAAAGATTATGTTGAGCTTTCGAATGATGTGGTTGATTACTGTGGAGGACTTCCTTTAGCCCTTGAGGTTTTAGGTTCTTGTTTGTCCGGGAAAAACAGAGCTAGATGGAAATGTCTAATTgacaaattgagaaaaattccAAACCGTGAAATTCAGAAAAAACTTAGAATAAGTTTTGATTCACTGGATGACCATGAACTGCAAAATACATTTCTTGATATTGCATGCTTTTTTATTGGTAGAAATAAAGAATATGTAGCAAAAGTACTAGAAGCCCGTTGTGGTTACAATCCAGAAGATGATTTGGGAACTCTGAGTGAAAGGTCTCTGATTAGAGTTGATGCTTTTGGAAAGATAAGCATGCATGATCTATTACGAGACATGGGAAGGGACATCATTCATAAAGAGTCACCTGGCCACCCTGGAAAACGCAGCCGAATTTGGCAACGTGAGGATGCATGGAATGTACTCAACAAGCATATG GGAACGGAAGTGGTAGAGGGTCTAGCGCTGGATGCCAGAGCATCAGAAGATAAATCACTTAGCACAGGATCATTTACAAAGATGAGATTCTTGAAGTTACTCCAAATCAATGGAGTACATCTCACTGGACCTTTCAAACTGCTTTCTGAAGAGTTGATATGGATTTGTTGGCTCGAATGCCCTTTGAAATCTTTTCCATCCGATTTGATGTTGGATAACTTAGTTGTTCTTGATATGCAGTATAGTAATATCAAAGAATTATGGAAGGAGAAAAAG ATTCTCAACAAGTTGAAAATTCTTAATCTCAGTCATTCAAAGCATCTTATTAAAACACCAAATTTACACAGCTCAAGCCTAGAAAAACTAATACTTGAAGGTTGCTCGAGTTTAGTTGAGGTGCATCAATTTGTTGGACATTTAAAGAGCCTTGTTTTATTGAATCTGAAAGGATGTTGGAGGATAAAGATTCTTCCCGAAAGTATTTGTGATTTAAAGTCTCTTGAAAGTTTGAATATTTCAGGATGTTCACAACTTGAAAAGTTACCGGAACGCATGAGTGATATTGAATCCTTAACTGAGCTTCTAGCCGATGAAATTCAGAATGAGCAATTTCTCTCTTCAATTGGACATTTAAAGCATGTGAGGAAGTTGTCATTGCGTGTATCCAATTTCAATCAGGACTCCCTATCATCTACATCTTGTCCTTCACCAATTTCAACATGGATTTCAGCAAGTGTTTTAAGAGTGCAACCTTTCTTGCCAACTTCTTTCATTGATTGGAGATCAGTGAAACGTCTTAAACTTGCTAATTATGGTTTGTCTGAAAGCGCAACTACTTGTGTCTATTTTGGAGGCCTGTCCTCTCTCCAAGAATTGAATCTATCGGGAAACAAATTCCTCAGTCTGCCTTCTGGCATCAGCGTCCTTACTAAGCTGCAGCATTTGAGAGTTCAGAATTGCAGCAATCTTGTATCAATTTCAGAGCTTCCCTCAAGTTTAGAGAAATTGTATGCAGATTCTTGTAGGTCAATGAAAAGAGTATGTCTGCCAATCCAgtcaaaaacaaatccaattcTGTCTCTAGAAGGGTGCGGAAACTTAATAGAGATTCAGGGCATGGAAGGTCTAAGTAACCACGGTTGGGTTATCTTCTCTAGTGGCTGCTGCGACTTGTCAAATAACAGTAAGAAGAGTTTTGTTGAG GCATTGCGCAATGGTGGTTACGGGTATCAGATTCACTTCGATGGTGGTACGATGCCAAGTTGGTTGAGCTTCCATGGAGAAGGATCTTCATTATCATTTCATGTCCCTCCAGTTTTCCAGGGCTTGGTTCTTTGGTTTTCTTTAGAAAATGTCAGTATCATGGATGGTGagcttattataaaaaataaaagcaacggTATTCAATTGTTTAAATCCTTAGAGCTGGCAAGCTTTGTGCTTCGTGGAGGTTGGATAAGATACGTAAGTATAAGTGAGATGGAAATGGAAGAACATGGCGGAGATGGGGAATtggaactctctgtgaaattgACCAACACATATAATGCAGTGAAAGAATGTGGGGTTCATGTGATCGCAGAGATGCCCTCATTTGAAGAGTTAGAAATTGGAAGAGATAGGGTGATATCTGCACCATATCATTCCTTTTACGGTTCAATATCATCTTCAACAATCGAGCAGTGGAAAGATTTTCTACTTATGGAGTTCCCCCTATCGAGAATGGTCTTG GCGGGAGCTTTGTGCCATTGCCCAGGTTTCCCATGTGCTCTGGCCGGCTCTGCAGGAGTGTGA